A window from Gossypium raimondii isolate GPD5lz chromosome 7, ASM2569854v1, whole genome shotgun sequence encodes these proteins:
- the LOC105801307 gene encoding uncharacterized protein LOC105801307, which translates to MNVSEDESQLSAIARAILNILSLENVKILTYFNHKMSKECLEKVTQTLSFLAQPRESHLLLLTGEVQRDRAAELLGLRACNFQPRHSNKLGNEFRVFTNYDPGERLGGWEQEQ; encoded by the exons ATGAATGTCAGTGAAGATGAGAGTCAACTTTCTGCTATAGCTAG agctattttaaatatattatcgTTGGAGAATGTgaagattttgacatatttcaATCACAAGATG AGCAAGGAGTGTTTAGAGAAAGTTACTCAAACATTATCTTTTCTTGCTCAACCACGAGAATCTCACTTGCTTTTGCTTACGG GAGAGGTGCAGAGGGATAGAGCTGCAGAGCTTTTGGGTTTGCGTGCATGCAATTTTCAGCCACGACATTCGAACAAACTTGGAAATGAGTTTCGGGTGTTCACAAACTATGACCCTGGGGAGAGATTAGGAGGATGGGAGCAAGAACAATAG